Proteins co-encoded in one Octopus bimaculoides isolate UCB-OBI-ISO-001 chromosome 9, ASM119413v2, whole genome shotgun sequence genomic window:
- the LOC106877196 gene encoding G-protein coupled receptor Mth2, with the protein MEILILFMVMLSFSNLTSPQILTYSHDGSFISCPPALCFDTAENNHKRCSCRQDCNLFNECCIDMINNTNFDHKYHPYPSIYYSCRYVDYFHYSVYQFDRCPLNHDVMEYVNSCENPDSNDQLQNTLAFGKTSKILYRNLYCALCHGEKFILCNILYQCDLRSNVSFENISNYVEDGSCFATVKPPSEDLKKYIYSCTEYVANCDQDNNNTKQRIKCESKPMALVYSGNSVFRNIHCATCNGLDEIVDYCAFEDFSFGAQSTPSLTILFNYHTNSLVINDNRHNRNSVMQFTSCPKHAVYDMNTKECRQVIYHPQLNCTTTTLNESEYHITSDGLLYINNTQRLLNQSEFSQDSQGIISICVKNSTTVIPKYSTAERYITYVGLIISIPALAITIIVYLCIPDLRTLPGKLLVSLLSALFVAELLFLISSQVTTFTVLCTSLAIIMHYSFLATFFWMNVMSFDAWHTFSGLTQLRSKGKGTKRFVLYSLYAWTCPLVIVTVSLIFEYIPGNHGLSPDYGNGICWITNGKSLLWLFAIPVIIILCLNILAFILTARGLHLAKKLSSKYLSKHNKTLSFIYIKLSFIMGLTWIFAFLYTFTKIEEFSLLFCILNSFIGLFICLSFLLTKIVCRNFLKQLQKIPKFSAIIHTDISSTSKTQVTDMSVSHN; encoded by the coding sequence ATGGAAATTCTTATACTTTTCATGGTTATGCTTTCTTTTTCAAATCTTACATCACCACAAATACTAACATACTCCCATGACGGAAGTTTTATTTCCTGTCCCCCAGCCTTATGTTTTGATACAGCTGAAAATAATCATAAGCGTTGTTCGTGTCGTCAGGATTGTAACCTCTTTAATGAATGTTGTATCGACATGATTAATAATACCAATTTTGATCACAAATATCACCCTTATCCATCAATATATTATAGTTGTAGATACgttgattattttcattatagtGTATATCAGTTCGATCGATGTCCACTTAACCATGATGTCATGGAGTATGTAAACAGCTGTGAAAATCCTGACTCAAATGATCAACTGCAAAACACACTTGCGTTtggaaaaacaagtaaaatactcTATAGAAACTTATATTGTGCTCTGTGTCATGGTGAGAAAttcattttatgtaatattttatatcaatgtGATTTAAGATCAAATGTAAGCttcgaaaatatatcaaattatgtGGAAGATGGAAGTTGCTTTGCAACTGTGAAACCACCTTCAgaagatttgaagaaatatatatattcttgtactgAATACGTTGCGAATTGTGATCAAGATAACAATAATACGAAACAGAGAATTAAATGTGAATCTAAGCCAATGGCGTTAGTATATTCTGGAAATAGCGTATTTAGAAACATTCATTGTGCTACATGTAATGGGCTTGATGAAATCGTTGATTACTGTGCATTTGAAGACTTTTCTTTTGGCGCCCAATCGACGCCTTCCTTAACTATCCTTTTTAATTACCATACCAATTCTCTGGTAATAAATGATAACCGCCATAATCGAAATTCTGTCATGCAGTTTACCTCTTGTCCAAAACATGCTGTCTACGATATGAATACTAAGGAATGTCGACAAGTTATCTACCATCCTCAGCTAAATTGTACTACAACAACATTAAATGAATCTGAGTATCATATCACAAGTGATGGTCTCCTGTACATAAATAATACCCAACGTTTGCTCAACCAATCAGAATTCAGTCAAGATTCTCAAGGTATAATAAGTATATGTGTAAAGAATAGTACCACTGTAATACCAAAGTATTCTACTGCTGAACGTTATATCACATATGTGGGATTAATTATCTCTATTCCGGCTCTAGCAATCACTATCATAGTCTACCTTTGTATACCTGATCTTCGTACCTTACCAGGTAAATTGCTCGTCAGTCTTTTATCAGCACTGTTTGTAGCTGAGCTTCTCTTTCTTATCTCATCACAAGTCACTACATTTACAGTGCTGTGTACATCTTTAGCTATTATCATGCATTATTCCTTTCTTGCGACTTTCTTCTGGATGAATGTCATGTCTTTTGATGCCTGGCACACTTTCTCAGGACTTACACAACTTCGAAGTAAAGGAAAAGGTACCAAAAGATTTGTCTTGTATTCCTTGTATGCTTGGACCTGTCCACTTGTAATAGTAACAGTATCACTGATATTTGAGTATATTCCTGGAAATCATGGACTTTCTCCAGACTATGGAAATGGTATTTGTTGGATTACAAACGGAAAAAGTTTGCTGTGGCTCTTTGCAATACctgtaataattatattatgtcTTAATATATTGGCATTTATCCTCACCGCTAGAGGGCTGCATTTGGCCAAGAAACTTTCTTCGAAATATTTATCTAAACACAATAAAACTTTGTccttcatttatataaaattaagttTCATCATGGGTTTAACATGGATATTCGCTTTCTTGTACACATTTACGAAAATTGAGGAATTTTCcctgttattttgtattttaaactcATTCATAggattatttatatgtttgtcatTTCTATTAACAAAGATTGTC